One Candidatus Hydrogenedentota bacterium DNA segment encodes these proteins:
- a CDS encoding sigma-70 family RNA polymerase sigma factor, with amino-acid sequence MDRQNPDQAAWVRETLDRYERPLVRYALRYAGDLESARDAVQDTFLKLCLADPAALNGKLAGWLFTVCRNRALDMRRKARRSVPLDPAVERHIESPMPPPGAALEADESRSLVYDEINRLPANERETILLKFHDGLTYREISQITGTPVATINYRMHALLTRIAERLRAHSAAP; translated from the coding sequence ATGGACAGGCAGAATCCAGACCAGGCGGCGTGGGTGCGGGAAACGTTGGACCGCTACGAGCGGCCGCTCGTGCGTTACGCCCTGCGTTACGCCGGGGACCTCGAGTCCGCGCGGGACGCCGTGCAGGACACGTTCCTGAAACTCTGCCTGGCGGACCCGGCGGCGCTGAACGGCAAACTAGCCGGCTGGCTGTTCACCGTCTGCCGGAACCGCGCCCTCGATATGCGGCGCAAGGCCCGCCGCAGCGTACCGCTCGACCCGGCCGTCGAGCGGCACATCGAGAGTCCCATGCCGCCGCCCGGCGCCGCGCTTGAGGCCGACGAATCGCGTTCGTTGGTGTACGACGAAATCAACCGCCTGCCCGCGAACGAACGCGAAACGATTTTGCTGAAGTTTCACGACGGGCTGACCTACCGCGAGATCAGCCAAATCACCGGCACGCCCGTCGCCACGATCAACTACCGAATGCACGCGCTACTTACGCGCATTGCCGAACGGCTGCGTGCGCACAGCGCCGCGCCGTGA
- a CDS encoding VWA domain-containing protein, with amino-acid sequence MSFDNNDPRLTAYVLDEMDDPNERAAMDAALENDAALRAAMDELANASRTLEHTLKNASAVDDCLVPEQRADVELRAAVARPRRARVRRRLVYATLAVAASLTIVTALTVPGVIERAKVGQDLRVAGAKPARFPAASPAPRASEPSSLGLLRSPASGPADAPAATPNDALGSLDEFQLSASGSSASGGRDGLSVETESLETRVGQLEEPQAQPRIAKGNLQNVQVGGSSRIRGSYYSNLTPDAKTDANGQFDPSVTANGRPGGAAPAPGNEANLFGKPSVGAVSEAVDSLGGGGYGGTTNAGVAAGSLGANANKTESGWAYDSSGARALGLEEMSKLESLGYFGDRNEAESRNLHRKITGYAVTDLDGDGINERVELYVNPPETLSFLARQDANRQSESYAPIVENQFIQVSQLPLSTFGLDVDTASYANVRRFLNDGQLPPPNAVRVEEFVNAFQYEYPTPTDGHSVAVRGEIAGCPWNPEHRLARIAVKAREIPFESQPPLRLTFLIDVSGSMQDNNKLPLLRESMKALTRKLRPSDQIAIVTYRDMAQRVMSPTPCSSAESICATIDSLCAEGSTNGAGGIELAYAAAKEQFNVEGLNRVILATDGDFNVGETENAELIRRIEEHAKSGVFLTVLGFGIDNLKDDRLEGLANKGNGNYYYIDSFAEANKVLVDRMAGTISVAAKDAKIQVEFNPAKIGAYRLLGYENRALAAQDFNDDRKDAGDLGAGHTVTALYELVPVGVSIGAPGVDDLKYQPTPVPPTNDNPETMTVKLRYKEPNANESKRIDLPLTDTGLQFENTPGDFQFASAAAAFAMLLRNSQYAGSATLDMVQQIAEASASGTADRTEFVSLVVAAKPLISRQLSQLSKSTPSYRSLVRENPFSIYGSVGSDNYSLSTDVTLDNIIKWSDGAYRAEITTKLTGKSKRYKEGEVFENFKLMSIDPANRSVTIYSSAHDKSFELKVR; translated from the coding sequence ATGAGTTTCGACAACAACGACCCGCGCCTCACCGCGTATGTGCTCGATGAGATGGACGACCCGAACGAGCGCGCGGCGATGGATGCGGCATTGGAAAACGACGCTGCATTACGCGCGGCGATGGATGAATTGGCGAACGCGTCTCGCACGCTGGAACACACATTGAAGAATGCGAGCGCGGTGGACGACTGTTTGGTGCCGGAGCAGCGGGCAGACGTCGAGTTGCGCGCGGCGGTGGCACGACCGCGGCGCGCGCGCGTGCGCCGAAGACTCGTGTACGCCACGCTTGCTGTTGCCGCGTCACTGACGATTGTCACTGCGCTCACGGTGCCGGGCGTTATCGAACGTGCCAAAGTCGGCCAGGACCTGCGCGTCGCGGGCGCAAAGCCGGCGCGCTTTCCGGCTGCCTCTCCCGCTCCGCGAGCTTCCGAACCTTCATCTCTGGGACTGCTCAGATCACCGGCGAGCGGACCTGCCGATGCTCCGGCGGCGACTCCCAATGATGCGCTGGGGAGTTTAGATGAGTTTCAATTAAGTGCAAGCGGCAGCAGCGCCAGTGGAGGGCGCGATGGCCTGTCCGTGGAAACAGAAAGTCTGGAAACACGAGTAGGACAACTAGAGGAGCCACAGGCACAGCCGCGAATTGCCAAAGGGAACCTTCAGAATGTCCAGGTAGGAGGGTCTAGTCGGATTCGGGGGAGCTACTACTCGAATCTTACCCCAGACGCAAAAACAGACGCGAACGGACAATTCGATCCGAGCGTTACCGCGAACGGACGGCCAGGCGGCGCTGCTCCTGCCCCGGGAAACGAAGCAAACCTCTTCGGGAAACCAAGCGTTGGTGCTGTAAGCGAAGCGGTCGACAGCCTGGGCGGTGGTGGGTACGGCGGGACGACGAACGCCGGTGTCGCGGCGGGGAGTCTGGGTGCCAACGCCAACAAGACGGAAAGCGGCTGGGCCTACGACAGTTCCGGCGCGCGAGCGCTGGGGCTCGAGGAGATGAGCAAGCTTGAATCGCTTGGCTATTTCGGCGATAGAAACGAAGCGGAGTCACGAAATCTCCACCGTAAGATTACCGGCTATGCCGTGACGGATCTGGACGGAGATGGGATAAATGAAAGAGTGGAGCTCTATGTGAACCCGCCTGAAACTCTTTCGTTCTTGGCGCGGCAGGACGCCAATAGGCAAAGCGAGAGCTACGCGCCAATCGTCGAGAACCAGTTCATCCAGGTTTCTCAGCTACCGTTGTCGACGTTTGGGCTCGATGTCGATACCGCCTCGTACGCGAACGTGCGGCGGTTCTTGAACGACGGGCAGTTGCCGCCGCCGAATGCGGTGCGCGTTGAAGAATTTGTGAACGCGTTCCAGTACGAGTATCCAACGCCGACGGATGGGCACTCGGTTGCGGTGCGCGGCGAAATCGCGGGGTGCCCGTGGAATCCCGAGCACCGGCTCGCGCGCATTGCGGTAAAAGCGAGGGAAATTCCGTTCGAGTCGCAGCCGCCGCTGCGCTTGACCTTTCTCATCGACGTGTCCGGATCGATGCAGGACAACAACAAGCTGCCGCTGTTGCGCGAGTCGATGAAGGCGCTCACGCGGAAGCTGCGTCCCTCCGACCAAATCGCAATTGTCACCTACCGCGACATGGCGCAGCGCGTGATGAGTCCCACGCCGTGCAGCAGCGCGGAGAGCATCTGCGCGACGATCGATTCGCTGTGTGCGGAAGGATCGACTAATGGCGCGGGCGGTATCGAACTCGCCTACGCCGCCGCGAAGGAACAGTTCAACGTGGAAGGCTTGAACCGCGTCATCCTCGCGACGGACGGCGATTTCAATGTCGGCGAAACGGAGAACGCGGAATTGATCCGCCGCATCGAAGAACACGCCAAGAGCGGTGTGTTCCTCACCGTGTTGGGGTTCGGAATCGACAATCTCAAGGACGACCGTCTCGAAGGGCTCGCCAACAAGGGCAATGGCAACTACTACTACATCGATTCGTTCGCGGAGGCGAACAAGGTGCTCGTCGATCGCATGGCGGGCACCATTTCCGTCGCCGCGAAAGATGCGAAGATTCAGGTCGAGTTCAATCCCGCGAAGATCGGTGCGTACCGGTTGCTTGGCTACGAGAATCGCGCGCTCGCCGCGCAGGATTTCAACGACGACCGAAAGGACGCCGGCGACCTCGGCGCGGGGCATACCGTCACCGCGCTGTACGAACTCGTTCCCGTAGGCGTGTCCATTGGCGCGCCGGGCGTAGACGATCTGAAATATCAGCCCACGCCCGTGCCGCCCACGAACGACAATCCCGAAACAATGACCGTGAAGTTGCGCTACAAAGAACCCAACGCCAACGAAAGCAAACGCATCGATCTGCCGCTCACGGACACCGGTTTACAGTTCGAGAACACGCCGGGCGATTTCCAGTTCGCGTCCGCCGCTGCGGCCTTCGCCATGCTCCTCCGCAACTCGCAGTATGCAGGAAGCGCAACACTTGACATGGTGCAACAGATCGCCGAAGCGTCGGCCTCTGGCACGGCGGACCGCACGGAATTCGTTTCGCTCGTCGTCGCCGCGAAGCCCCTAATATCGCGACAGTTGTCGCAGCTTTCCAAGTCTACGCCGAGCTATCGATCGTTGGTGCGCGAAAACCCATTTAGTATCTACGGATCTGTTGGAAGCGACAACTACAGTCTATCGACTGATGTGACTTTGGATAACATCATTAAGTGGTCCGACGGCGCATATCGTGCGGAAATAACGACGAAGCTTACGGGAAAATCGAAGCGATACAAAGAAGGTGAAGTATTCGAGAACTTTAAGCTGATGTCGATAGACCCAGCGAACAGGTCAGTTACGATATATTCCAGCGCGCACGACAAGTCATTCGAACTCAAGGTGCGGTAG
- a CDS encoding cellulase family glycosylhydrolase, translated as MNRRTFLRAALATASVATSSHAAENPAAEVTPSKLPRWRGFNLLEKFVAETKQPFVERDFAWIKEWGFDFVRLPLDYRCWARQDDWLTIDDAELKQIDDAVALGEKYGVHVNVAFHRAPGYSVNKAAPETLSLWHDEPAQAAFAHHWRAFAKRYAGVPNARVSFNLVNEPDLIAEDKCVRPLLRAIEAIREEDATRLIIADGRQWARVPIPSLANHDVAQSTRGYEPMRISHYKASWINGADKWPVPTWPFPAESGEWNKDRLRKFHVDPWKKIEAQGVGVHVGEFGAFNQTPHAVTLAWMRDFLDLWKEAGWGWAMWNLRGSMGIVDSERADVTYEDFQGHKLDRAMLQLLQTN; from the coding sequence ATGAACCGCCGTACCTTTCTGCGCGCCGCACTCGCAACGGCATCTGTCGCTACGTCTTCGCATGCTGCTGAGAATCCGGCGGCGGAAGTCACCCCGTCGAAGCTGCCCCGCTGGCGCGGGTTTAACCTGCTCGAGAAGTTTGTGGCGGAGACGAAACAACCCTTCGTCGAACGCGATTTCGCATGGATCAAGGAATGGGGGTTCGACTTCGTCCGTCTCCCGTTGGATTACCGCTGTTGGGCCCGGCAGGATGATTGGCTCACCATCGACGACGCGGAACTGAAACAGATCGACGATGCGGTCGCGCTTGGCGAAAAGTACGGCGTGCACGTGAACGTCGCGTTTCACCGCGCGCCGGGCTACTCGGTGAACAAGGCCGCGCCGGAAACGCTATCGCTGTGGCACGACGAACCCGCGCAGGCGGCGTTCGCGCACCATTGGCGGGCCTTCGCGAAGCGTTACGCCGGCGTGCCGAACGCCCGCGTCAGTTTCAACCTTGTCAACGAACCCGACCTCATTGCGGAGGACAAATGCGTGCGACCGCTGCTCCGTGCCATCGAGGCGATTCGCGAAGAGGACGCCACGCGCCTGATCATCGCCGACGGGCGTCAGTGGGCGCGTGTGCCCATTCCGTCGCTCGCGAACCACGACGTGGCCCAGAGCACGCGCGGCTACGAGCCGATGCGCATCTCGCACTACAAGGCGAGCTGGATCAATGGCGCGGACAAGTGGCCCGTGCCCACGTGGCCGTTCCCCGCGGAAAGCGGCGAGTGGAACAAAGACCGCCTGCGGAAGTTCCACGTCGATCCGTGGAAGAAGATCGAGGCGCAGGGCGTCGGTGTACACGTTGGCGAGTTCGGCGCGTTCAACCAGACGCCGCACGCCGTCACGCTCGCATGGATGCGCGACTTCCTCGACCTGTGGAAAGAGGCTGGCTGGGGCTGGGCCATGTGGAACCTGCGCGGCAGCATGGGCATCGTCGATTCCGAGCGCGCCGACGTGACCTACGAGGACTTTCAAGGGCACAAACTCGACCGCGCCATGCTCCAACTGCTGCAAACGAATTAG
- a CDS encoding NUDIX domain-containing protein, translating to MKFTFRYCPRCGAESEEREVGGQVAPVCTSDACGYIFWQNSKPCACVVLENDRGEVLLCERAHAPDKGKLDLPGGFLEWAEHPLDAIHREVEEELGVQIEVEAFLGFVMDRYDHEEVATLNIPFLGRIVEGEPAPADDVAAVRWRRLEDIDRGRLAFRNNEFILFDLYAKYRAGREAT from the coding sequence GTGAAGTTTACGTTTCGCTATTGTCCGCGGTGCGGCGCGGAGTCGGAGGAGCGGGAGGTTGGTGGGCAGGTGGCGCCGGTGTGCACGAGCGATGCGTGCGGGTACATCTTCTGGCAGAACTCGAAGCCGTGCGCGTGCGTGGTGTTGGAGAACGACCGGGGCGAGGTGCTGTTGTGCGAGCGCGCACACGCGCCGGACAAGGGCAAGCTCGATCTGCCGGGCGGGTTCCTCGAGTGGGCGGAGCATCCGCTCGATGCGATTCACCGCGAGGTCGAAGAAGAACTGGGCGTCCAGATCGAGGTCGAGGCGTTTCTGGGGTTCGTCATGGACCGCTACGACCACGAGGAAGTGGCGACGCTAAACATTCCGTTTCTGGGACGGATTGTCGAGGGCGAGCCGGCGCCGGCGGACGACGTGGCGGCGGTGCGGTGGCGGAGGCTGGAGGACATTGACCGCGGCCGGCTGGCGTTCCGAAACAACGAATTCATCCTGTTCGACCTCTATGCGAAGTATCGGGCCGGGCGGGAGGCAACGTAG
- a CDS encoding GntR family transcriptional regulator, whose amino-acid sequence MDGVKREVAEGRLLPGAALPSFRALAEDLLVSVITVKRAYEELEREGIIYRKQGLGTFVADRGGETAREAKRSEAMAQLREALTACADLEVPLSEIVRDAHALYDEHAAMRNDPATGG is encoded by the coding sequence GTGGACGGCGTAAAACGCGAGGTCGCCGAGGGCCGCCTTCTTCCCGGCGCCGCGCTGCCCTCGTTCCGCGCCCTCGCCGAGGACCTCCTCGTCAGTGTCATCACCGTCAAACGCGCCTACGAAGAACTCGAACGCGAAGGCATCATCTACCGCAAACAGGGCCTTGGCACCTTCGTCGCTGACCGGGGCGGCGAAACGGCCCGCGAAGCCAAACGATCGGAGGCGATGGCGCAACTCCGCGAAGCGCTGACCGCCTGCGCGGACCTGGAGGTACCGCTTTCCGAAATCGTACGCGACGCGCACGCTCTTTACGACGAACACGCCGCGATGCGAAACGATCCGGCCACCGGGGGATAG
- a CDS encoding NAD(P)-binding domain-containing protein — MLSSSWILSALPVLALSLACALLLRRRAELKRFSDSVRELSIAKEHGSHAARLQHPNIDLSKCIGCGLCVAACPEDGVLDIVYGQAVVVHGARCVGHARCAEACPAAAIAVTLGDLSKRRDLPAVQADFEAVGVPGLFLAGEITGFALVRTAVTQGVAVADAVARRLAARPNTNGKSAAPLDLLIVGSGPAGVACALRAKELGIPYQMIDQAERLGGTVACYPRRKMVMTQPVDLPLHGRLPRLTYQKEELIDLWYQLKDKHGLPIETGVRVAGVARRADGLLAASTSIGNIVAKNICLALGRRGTPRKLGIPGEELPKVSYSLLDVESYRDLNILVVGGGDSAVEAAVGLSSQPGNRVTLSYRKKAFFRLKSRNIVAIENAIQRGQLDCIFESEPTEIREDAVVLAVGEGERARTISIPNGEVFIFAGGIPPFELLEKAGVSFDPADRPAVVETVDKGTGLLVPLCLALACAIGMMVWTHWYGSYYELGAYLRAMSPMHDYLRPAGPFGLVLACLACALFIWNLLYLVRRSLRWGSFLGGSLKVWMGSHVFTGLFALLCVLAHSGFTIKNTSGGHALIALFIVVIAGSIGRYLYAFVPRAVNGAEANLDTLRSELAALSADWDRSGRNFGVQVRREIDRLAGSARWRGSFFERIYALINGQFRLRRLVRELREEARRESVPDDEARHFLDLARNTYRLTLQTSHFEDIRAILATWRYYHRWLAVLMVLLALIHIYVALRFADLAWLGHVTR, encoded by the coding sequence ATGCTTAGTTCGAGTTGGATATTGTCGGCGCTGCCGGTCCTCGCGCTATCTCTGGCATGTGCGTTGTTGTTGCGGCGCCGCGCGGAATTGAAGCGATTCAGCGACAGCGTCCGCGAGCTTTCGATCGCGAAGGAACACGGCAGCCACGCCGCGCGTCTGCAACATCCCAATATCGATTTGTCGAAATGCATTGGCTGCGGTCTGTGTGTCGCCGCATGTCCGGAAGACGGCGTGCTGGACATTGTGTATGGACAGGCGGTCGTTGTTCATGGAGCTCGGTGCGTGGGCCACGCGCGTTGCGCCGAGGCCTGCCCGGCCGCAGCCATTGCTGTGACGCTGGGGGACCTGTCCAAGCGGCGTGACCTGCCCGCGGTGCAGGCTGACTTCGAGGCGGTGGGCGTGCCGGGGCTGTTTCTGGCCGGCGAAATTACCGGCTTTGCCTTGGTGCGGACAGCAGTGACGCAAGGGGTTGCGGTTGCGGACGCTGTCGCAAGACGTCTGGCGGCGCGGCCCAACACAAATGGAAAGTCGGCCGCGCCGCTCGACTTGCTGATCGTCGGTTCGGGTCCCGCGGGGGTGGCGTGCGCGCTGCGCGCCAAGGAACTCGGCATACCCTATCAAATGATCGATCAGGCGGAGCGCCTTGGCGGGACGGTGGCGTGTTATCCGCGGCGCAAGATGGTGATGACGCAACCCGTGGATTTGCCGCTTCATGGGCGCCTGCCACGCCTTACGTACCAGAAGGAAGAGCTAATCGACCTTTGGTACCAGCTCAAGGACAAACACGGTCTGCCCATTGAGACGGGCGTGCGAGTCGCCGGTGTCGCACGGCGCGCCGACGGTCTCCTCGCCGCGTCGACATCGATTGGAAACATCGTCGCGAAGAATATTTGTCTTGCGCTGGGACGCCGCGGGACCCCCAGGAAGCTTGGAATACCCGGTGAAGAACTACCCAAGGTCTCGTACAGCCTGTTGGATGTCGAGTCGTATCGGGACCTCAACATTCTCGTTGTGGGGGGCGGCGACAGCGCGGTTGAAGCGGCGGTGGGGCTTTCGAGCCAACCGGGCAATCGCGTAACGCTTTCGTACCGGAAGAAAGCGTTCTTTCGCCTCAAGTCGCGCAATATCGTGGCCATCGAGAATGCGATTCAACGCGGCCAACTGGACTGCATTTTCGAGAGCGAACCGACGGAGATTCGGGAAGACGCTGTCGTGCTCGCGGTGGGCGAAGGCGAGCGCGCAAGGACGATTTCCATTCCGAACGGCGAGGTGTTCATTTTCGCGGGAGGGATACCGCCGTTCGAACTACTCGAGAAAGCGGGAGTCTCGTTCGACCCAGCCGATCGCCCCGCCGTCGTAGAGACGGTCGACAAGGGGACGGGGCTCCTCGTGCCATTGTGCCTGGCGCTCGCCTGCGCAATTGGGATGATGGTGTGGACGCACTGGTACGGCAGCTACTACGAGCTCGGAGCGTACTTGCGCGCCATGTCGCCGATGCATGATTACCTGCGGCCCGCGGGACCGTTCGGGCTCGTGTTGGCGTGCCTTGCGTGTGCACTGTTCATTTGGAACCTGCTGTACCTGGTACGGCGATCGTTGCGCTGGGGATCGTTCCTCGGCGGGTCGCTCAAGGTATGGATGGGCTCGCACGTTTTCACCGGGCTTTTTGCCTTGTTGTGCGTGCTCGCGCACTCCGGGTTCACCATCAAGAACACGAGCGGCGGCCATGCCTTGATTGCATTGTTCATTGTGGTCATCGCGGGGAGTATCGGCCGGTACCTGTACGCGTTTGTGCCGCGCGCGGTCAACGGCGCCGAAGCCAATCTCGATACACTGCGATCCGAACTGGCCGCGCTATCCGCGGATTGGGACCGAAGCGGCCGCAATTTCGGCGTTCAAGTCCGGCGGGAAATCGATCGGCTTGCCGGTTCCGCGCGATGGCGCGGCAGTTTCTTCGAGCGCATTTACGCGCTGATCAATGGGCAATTTCGGTTGCGGCGATTGGTTCGCGAATTGCGCGAAGAAGCGCGGCGCGAGAGCGTGCCGGACGACGAAGCGAGGCACTTCCTCGATCTCGCGCGAAATACGTATCGGCTTACCTTGCAGACAAGTCACTTCGAGGACATCCGCGCGATCCTCGCGACGTGGCGCTATTACCACCGGTGGTTGGCAGTGCTCATGGTCCTTCTCGCGCTCATACACATTTACGTGGCGCTGCGCTTTGCGGACCTTGCCTGGCTCGGACACGTGACACGGTGA
- a CDS encoding sigma-70 family RNA polymerase sigma factor has translation MPERDRGLIEACILRHDGAWERFVETYRSTIRASACCAGVKLGVVGADADELESYVYEKLLENDCHRLRAWRLQSRFSTYLVVVTRNLVRDYCTSARARSLRCEELSLADRDHVPYRNPVEEREWDALREQTVLSALSAVSDKQATIVRLRLGGKTLKEIAELTNRPMGTVSVENSRALDRMRKFVALQLVAPVETVQ, from the coding sequence ATGCCAGAACGCGATCGGGGGCTTATCGAAGCCTGCATTCTAAGACACGATGGCGCGTGGGAGCGCTTTGTCGAAACGTACCGGAGCACGATTCGCGCGAGCGCATGTTGCGCCGGCGTCAAACTGGGTGTAGTCGGCGCGGACGCCGACGAACTCGAGTCGTACGTATACGAGAAGTTGCTCGAGAACGATTGTCACCGCTTGCGCGCGTGGCGCCTTCAATCCCGGTTTTCGACGTATCTCGTCGTCGTGACGCGTAATCTGGTGCGAGACTATTGCACGTCCGCTCGCGCACGGTCCCTGCGTTGCGAAGAATTGTCCCTGGCGGACCGTGACCATGTGCCGTACCGCAATCCGGTCGAGGAGCGCGAGTGGGACGCCTTGCGCGAACAGACCGTGCTTTCCGCTCTCAGCGCGGTCTCGGACAAACAAGCGACGATTGTCAGGCTGCGGCTCGGCGGAAAGACCCTGAAGGAGATCGCGGAACTGACGAATCGGCCGATGGGTACTGTGTCGGTAGAGAACTCGCGCGCGTTGGACCGCATGCGCAAGTTCGTTGCGCTGCAACTCGTTGCACCGGTTGAAACGGTCCAGTAG
- a CDS encoding sigma-54-dependent Fis family transcriptional regulator — protein MRRVLALLLAEDGHTIVQAEGAQQALRFLSQEMFDVVLTDHRMPDGKGLDVIDACTDVSPYLPVIMITSFASIDLAVDAMRHGAFDFIAKPFEPDAVRAAVRRAIDHCKVQRENSLLRSEVHRIKSGGDEFLGTSAPIRCLREQIVRVAPTDTTVLILGETGTGKELVSRTIHAMSLRAQMPFIAVNCAAMPESLLESILFGHEKGAFTGANQAKQGLFEAAHGGSLFLDEIGEMPFALQAKLLRFFTNGEVLRVGAHTPRHVDVRLLLATNRNLEDMVKTGGFRQDLYYRIAVVPLTVPPLRDRRDDIPGLVEHFLRIVRTELNLPVRSITPSALAALQAYSFAGNVRELRNLIERAYILGSGDEITLEDLPIPQAAGEDGEAPASEPPEGEINLREYIDRTERTIVERTLRECAGNQSEAARRLCLSRSDMNYRVRKFGLHGVR, from the coding sequence ATGCGGCGCGTGCTCGCCCTGCTGCTGGCGGAGGACGGCCATACGATCGTGCAGGCCGAGGGCGCGCAACAGGCCCTGCGGTTCCTGTCCCAGGAAATGTTCGATGTTGTGCTCACAGACCATCGCATGCCCGATGGAAAGGGGTTGGATGTCATCGACGCGTGCACGGACGTGTCTCCTTATCTGCCCGTCATCATGATTACTTCCTTCGCGTCCATCGATCTTGCCGTGGACGCGATGCGTCACGGCGCGTTCGATTTCATCGCGAAGCCGTTCGAACCGGACGCGGTGCGCGCCGCGGTGCGCCGGGCAATCGATCACTGCAAGGTGCAGCGCGAAAACTCTCTCCTTCGTTCGGAGGTACACCGCATCAAGTCGGGTGGCGACGAATTCCTCGGAACGAGCGCGCCCATACGGTGTCTGCGCGAACAAATCGTTCGGGTCGCGCCTACGGATACAACGGTCCTTATTCTTGGCGAGACAGGAACAGGGAAAGAACTCGTGTCGCGCACGATCCACGCGATGAGTCTGCGGGCGCAAATGCCGTTCATCGCCGTGAACTGCGCCGCGATGCCGGAGTCGTTGCTCGAAAGCATTCTCTTTGGCCACGAGAAAGGGGCTTTCACCGGCGCGAACCAGGCGAAGCAGGGCTTGTTCGAAGCGGCCCACGGCGGCTCGCTGTTTCTGGATGAAATCGGCGAAATGCCCTTTGCCCTCCAGGCGAAATTGCTCCGCTTCTTCACGAACGGCGAGGTGCTACGCGTCGGCGCCCATACACCGCGCCACGTTGACGTCCGATTACTTCTCGCTACGAATCGAAACCTCGAGGACATGGTTAAGACCGGTGGCTTCCGGCAAGACCTGTATTATCGAATCGCCGTAGTCCCGCTTACGGTTCCGCCGCTGCGCGATCGGCGAGACGATATACCGGGTTTGGTCGAACACTTCCTGCGCATCGTGCGCACGGAACTGAACCTGCCGGTTCGATCGATCACACCGTCCGCGCTCGCCGCGTTGCAGGCATACTCGTTCGCGGGCAATGTTCGCGAGTTGCGCAATCTAATCGAGCGCGCGTATATCCTGGGGTCCGGCGACGAGATTACGCTCGAAGATTTGCCAATTCCGCAAGCGGCCGGCGAGGATGGGGAAGCGCCCGCGAGCGAACCGCCCGAGGGGGAGATCAATCTCCGCGAGTACATTGACCGCACCGAACGCACGATCGTCGAACGCACGCTGCGCGAGTGTGCGGGCAATCAGTCCGAAGCCGCGCGGCGTTTGTGCCTTTCGCGAAGCGACATGAACTATCGCGTGCGCAAGTTTGGGCTGCACGGCGTCCGTTAA